A genomic region of Mesobacillus jeotgali contains the following coding sequences:
- a CDS encoding Rne/Rng family ribonuclease has product MNQLIINANSREKRFALVKNGGVEKIYIEQPGQQSLVGNIYLGIVEKVIPGMNAAFINFGEELSGFLQKDKLSSYVLSDDENKANRSISSYVHQGEKLLVQVEKDAAGTKGARLTGVIELQGENLVYMPLGKYIAVSKKAESPEVRNKWREFASKVKTPEEGLIFRTESLSQTEEAIMQELDEQRLQYIQLKKTMSAMKKPGIVHSRDYFFEQAVAALLSFSNGEVITDCLDFKKRMEHHITEDIKIEFYNGKDHIFSFYNIEQEIERLLKRIVWLEKGAYMVIDQGEALTMIDVNTGKFSGKTDLRDTVMKTNLNAAAEAARQIRLRDLAGIILIDFIDMKTDSERDKVLKLIQKELHQDDRRTRIIGFTELGILQLTRKKTKQSLAETLTEKCWTCGGTGEVLSTESVAYRLERALWEYKNSDYEEIHVAATKEVILSFSGEADIHKLRLEKALGIKIKFSVSDAAKPFYEILKVGASTEHG; this is encoded by the coding sequence ATGAACCAGTTAATTATCAATGCAAATTCGAGAGAGAAACGCTTCGCTTTGGTCAAAAATGGCGGAGTCGAAAAAATATATATTGAACAGCCAGGCCAACAATCACTGGTCGGGAATATTTATCTTGGAATCGTTGAAAAAGTGATACCAGGGATGAACGCAGCATTCATCAATTTTGGCGAAGAGTTAAGCGGTTTTCTCCAAAAAGATAAGCTATCATCCTATGTACTATCTGACGACGAAAATAAAGCAAATCGCTCGATCTCTTCGTATGTCCATCAAGGAGAAAAGCTGCTGGTCCAGGTTGAAAAAGATGCGGCCGGGACAAAAGGAGCGAGGCTGACGGGAGTCATTGAATTACAGGGTGAGAATCTTGTCTATATGCCCCTGGGAAAATACATAGCTGTTTCAAAAAAGGCAGAATCACCAGAGGTCAGAAATAAGTGGAGAGAATTCGCCAGCAAGGTCAAAACGCCCGAGGAAGGTCTCATTTTCAGGACCGAAAGCCTGAGCCAGACCGAGGAAGCAATCATGCAAGAGCTTGATGAGCAGCGCCTTCAATACATTCAATTGAAAAAGACCATGTCGGCAATGAAGAAGCCCGGAATCGTTCACAGCCGCGATTATTTTTTTGAACAGGCTGTGGCAGCACTTCTTTCTTTTTCAAATGGTGAAGTGATTACGGATTGCCTTGATTTTAAAAAAAGGATGGAGCACCATATCACAGAAGATATAAAAATAGAGTTTTATAATGGGAAAGATCATATTTTCTCTTTTTATAATATCGAACAGGAAATCGAGAGGCTGCTTAAAAGGATTGTCTGGCTGGAAAAAGGAGCTTATATGGTCATTGACCAGGGAGAAGCACTTACAATGATTGATGTGAATACAGGCAAGTTTTCCGGCAAAACCGATTTGCGTGACACTGTCATGAAAACGAATTTGAATGCGGCGGCCGAAGCTGCAAGGCAAATCAGGCTCAGGGATCTTGCTGGCATCATTCTGATCGATTTTATTGATATGAAGACCGATAGTGAACGGGACAAGGTGCTGAAACTCATTCAAAAAGAGCTGCACCAGGATGATCGCAGGACAAGGATCATCGGCTTTACCGAGCTTGGCATCCTCCAGTTGACAAGAAAGAAGACGAAGCAGTCGCTGGCCGAGACTCTGACTGAGAAATGCTGGACATGCGGGGGTACAGGAGAGGTACTTAGTACGGAATCCGTCGCATACAGACTCGAGCGCGCTCTGTGGGAGTACAAAAATTCTGATTATGAAGAAATTCATGTAGCCGCGACTAAGGAGGTCATACTCTCTTTTTCCGGTGAAGCTGACATACATAAATTGAGGCTTGAAAAAGCATTAGGCATTAAGATAAAATTTTCTGTGTCAGACGCGGCGAAACCTTTTTATGAAATCCTTAAGGTTGGTGCTTCGACAGAACACGGTTGA
- a CDS encoding M50 family metallopeptidase: protein MNKAIALLRKIYIHPLLWVIIALAVATAHFIELMMVLLIIFVHEMGHGAAASFFSWRVKKIALLPFGGVAEMDEHGNRPLKEELIVVLAGPLQHVWMIGLSFVLFNAGFFPEKWHLLFIQYNMMILLFNLIPIWPLDGGKLVFILLSMNKSFQEAHLRTIYVSAGTLIIFSAILIIIAPLTLNVWVIIGFLTFSLYYEWKQRRFIFMRFLMERHYGKQVDLRELKPINAAENEMVGQVLEKFQRGCKHPIIVKQQNGKEMVMDENELLHAFFSEKLLSAKIGDLLYTF, encoded by the coding sequence TTGAATAAAGCCATTGCGTTATTGCGAAAAATATACATCCATCCTTTATTGTGGGTGATCATCGCCCTTGCTGTTGCGACCGCGCATTTTATAGAGCTGATGATGGTGCTGCTGATTATTTTTGTTCATGAAATGGGACATGGTGCTGCAGCTTCTTTTTTTTCGTGGAGAGTCAAGAAAATCGCCCTGCTCCCTTTTGGCGGGGTAGCTGAAATGGATGAGCACGGGAACAGGCCGTTAAAAGAAGAGCTGATTGTTGTTCTGGCAGGCCCCTTGCAGCATGTTTGGATGATAGGACTGTCCTTTGTTCTGTTTAACGCAGGATTTTTTCCGGAAAAATGGCATCTGCTGTTCATTCAATATAATATGATGATCCTTCTGTTCAATCTTATCCCGATATGGCCTTTGGATGGAGGTAAGCTGGTGTTCATTTTGTTATCAATGAACAAATCATTTCAGGAAGCTCACCTGCGGACGATATATGTTTCAGCCGGAACATTGATTATATTTTCGGCGATCCTTATCATCATCGCCCCGTTGACATTGAATGTCTGGGTCATCATCGGTTTCCTGACGTTTTCGCTTTACTATGAATGGAAGCAGAGACGGTTTATTTTCATGCGGTTTTTGATGGAAAGACATTATGGCAAACAAGTTGATTTGCGAGAGCTCAAGCCGATCAATGCAGCCGAGAATGAAATGGTCGGCCAGGTCCTTGAAAAGTTCCAGCGTGGCTGTAAGCATCCAATCATCGTCAAGCAGCAGAACGGCAAGGAAATGGTTATGGATGAGAATGAATTGCTCCATGCTTTTTTCAGTGAGAAGTTATTATCGGCGAAAATAGGAGATTTGCTTTACACCTTTTAA
- a CDS encoding M23 family metallopeptidase produces the protein MNSRTDDIRRRMMKRKRERERMEKMNHNRYFSTEEERHGFDRVPSYDMGPGEGGHPLFKKEVFLFKVLASACLVLIVAIIFRSPSEKAETIQQYVKQTMDQEFQFAAVSDWYEDQFGKPLALLPAKNAEEENKQDLTPGNQYALPASGKILEDFGDNGQRIQIETGKGAGVEAMDEGLVHFVGMKEGFGKTVIVQHADKSETWYGNLDKIDVTLYEYISKGAKVGTAMDSTDGIKGSFYFAIKKGDDFVDPVQVIKFE, from the coding sequence ATGAACTCGAGAACTGATGATATACGCAGAAGAATGATGAAGAGGAAGAGAGAGCGGGAAAGAATGGAGAAAATGAACCATAACCGCTATTTCTCAACAGAGGAAGAACGGCACGGTTTTGACAGGGTTCCATCTTATGATATGGGGCCTGGTGAAGGCGGACATCCTCTGTTCAAGAAGGAAGTATTTCTGTTCAAGGTACTTGCTTCGGCATGCCTCGTCTTGATTGTTGCAATAATTTTTCGGAGTCCATCTGAAAAAGCAGAAACGATCCAGCAATATGTGAAACAAACGATGGACCAGGAATTCCAGTTTGCTGCCGTTTCAGACTGGTATGAAGACCAGTTTGGCAAGCCGCTGGCATTGCTGCCTGCCAAAAATGCAGAAGAAGAAAACAAACAGGATCTGACTCCAGGCAACCAGTATGCACTCCCTGCTTCCGGAAAGATTCTTGAAGATTTTGGCGACAATGGTCAGAGAATTCAGATTGAAACTGGTAAAGGTGCCGGAGTGGAAGCTATGGATGAAGGGCTTGTCCACTTTGTCGGCATGAAAGAAGGGTTTGGTAAAACGGTCATTGTGCAGCATGCAGACAAGAGTGAAACATGGTACGGAAACCTCGATAAAATCGATGTGACCCTCTATGAGTATATTTCTAAAGGAGCAAAGGTTGGCACGGCAATGGATAGTACGGATGGGATAAAAGGTTCATTTTATTTCGCCATAAAAAAAGGGGATGACTTCGTAGATCCCGTCCAGGTGATCAAGTTTGAATAA
- the minD gene encoding septum site-determining protein MinD: MGEAIVVTSGKGGVGKTTTSANIGTALALQGKRVCLVDTDIGLRNLDVVMGLENRIIYDLVDVIEGRCKIHQALVKDKRFDDHLYLLPAAQTSDKTAVQPEQMRKLVNELKQDYDYIVIDCPAGIEQGYKNAVAGADKAIVVTTPEVSAVRDADRIIGLLEKEENVESPKLVINRIRTHMMKNGDMLDVDEITTHLSIDLIGIVADDDEVIKASNHGEPIALNPNSKASIAYRNIARRILGESVPLQQLDNDNKGVFSKIKKFFGVR; the protein is encoded by the coding sequence GTGGGAGAAGCGATAGTAGTTACATCCGGAAAAGGCGGGGTTGGCAAAACGACAACTTCTGCTAATATAGGTACAGCTTTGGCCCTTCAAGGCAAAAGAGTCTGCCTGGTAGATACAGATATCGGCTTGCGTAACCTGGACGTTGTCATGGGGCTTGAAAACCGCATTATATATGATCTTGTCGATGTAATCGAAGGAAGATGCAAAATCCATCAGGCATTAGTAAAAGATAAGCGCTTCGATGACCACCTTTATTTGCTCCCAGCTGCCCAGACGAGCGATAAAACTGCGGTTCAGCCCGAACAAATGAGAAAATTGGTGAATGAACTGAAGCAGGATTATGATTATATCGTCATCGATTGCCCGGCGGGAATCGAGCAGGGCTATAAAAATGCCGTTGCCGGTGCTGACAAGGCGATCGTCGTGACAACACCAGAAGTGTCCGCAGTCAGGGATGCTGACAGGATTATCGGCCTGCTAGAAAAAGAAGAAAATGTTGAATCACCAAAACTTGTCATCAACCGGATCCGCACCCATATGATGAAAAATGGCGACATGCTTGATGTAGATGAAATCACGACACATCTTTCCATCGATTTAATCGGGATTGTCGCCGATGATGATGAAGTCATCAAAGCATCAAACCACGGCGAGCCGATCGCACTGAATCCAAATAGCAAAGCATCCATTGCATACAGGAACATCGCGAGGAGGATTCTTGGAGAGTCCGTTCCATTGCAGCAATTAGACAACGATAATAAAGGCGTATTTTCGAAGATTAAGAAGTTCTTCGGAGTCCGCTGA
- the minC gene encoding septum site-determining protein MinC — MKKTQNVTIKGTKDGLTLHLDDTCSYDELKKELDRKLSNSTRVQEEQQLLSVKVKIGNRYLTKAQEEELKDLIRQKRNLIVEDLETNVITREEAERLRQETEIVPVAKVIRSGQVLEITGDLLLIGDVNPGGTVKATGNIFIMGALKGVAHAGTEGNNEAVIAASVMKPSQLRISDCINRAPDHVPEDESRVMECAYISESQQIVVDRLQVLMKKRPSLTRFEGGL; from the coding sequence ATGAAGAAAACACAAAATGTGACAATAAAAGGAACAAAAGATGGACTTACGCTCCATTTGGACGATACTTGCTCCTATGATGAATTGAAGAAGGAACTCGATAGGAAGCTTTCGAATTCAACTCGTGTTCAGGAGGAGCAACAGCTGCTTTCAGTTAAGGTGAAGATAGGTAACAGGTACCTTACGAAGGCTCAGGAAGAAGAGCTGAAAGATCTGATCCGTCAGAAGAGAAACCTAATCGTTGAGGACCTTGAGACAAATGTGATCACCAGGGAGGAAGCTGAGAGGCTTCGTCAGGAAACAGAAATCGTGCCTGTTGCCAAAGTGATCCGTTCAGGCCAGGTTCTTGAGATTACAGGGGACTTGCTGCTAATTGGAGATGTCAATCCCGGTGGAACGGTCAAGGCAACAGGAAATATTTTTATCATGGGTGCCTTGAAAGGGGTTGCACATGCTGGTACGGAAGGGAATAACGAAGCGGTCATTGCTGCTTCTGTCATGAAGCCCTCGCAGCTCAGGATCAGTGATTGCATCAATCGGGCTCCAGACCATGTCCCTGAAGACGAAAGCCGAGTGATGGAATGTGCTTACATATCTGAAAGTCAACAGATTGTTGTTGATAGATTGCAAGTTTTAATGAAGAAAAGACCTAGTTTAACTAGATTTGAAGGAGGTCTCTAA